A single region of the Rhodoligotrophos defluvii genome encodes:
- a CDS encoding isovaleryl-CoA dehydrogenase, whose amino-acid sequence MRPNDFRSLDFGLGDTADMLRDTVRAFAADEIAPIAAAIDQTNEFPRHLWPKLGALGLHGITVEEEHGGAGLGYLEHCVAMEEISRGSAAVGLSYGAHSNLCINQIRRNGTDEQKRRFLPKLISGEHLGGLAMSEPGAGSDVVSMRLRAEKRGDRYILNGTKFWITNGPGGDVIVVYAKTDPAAGPRGITAFIVDTSSKGFRVAQKLDKLGMRGSDTGELVFEDCEVPEENVLGAVGKGVNVLMSGLDYERAVLAAGPLGIMQACLDTVLPYVHDRKQFGQPIGTFQFIQGKIADMYTTLNAARAYVYAVARACDRGQTTRKDAAGAILFAAEKATWVALEAIQCLGGNGYINDYPTGRLLRDAKLYEIGAGTSEIRRMLIGRELFEESA is encoded by the coding sequence ATGCGTCCCAACGATTTCCGATCGCTCGATTTCGGGCTGGGCGACACAGCCGACATGCTGCGCGATACGGTTCGCGCCTTCGCGGCGGACGAGATCGCGCCCATAGCCGCTGCCATCGATCAGACCAACGAGTTCCCGCGGCATCTCTGGCCCAAGCTCGGCGCGCTCGGGTTGCACGGCATCACAGTCGAGGAGGAGCATGGCGGTGCGGGCCTCGGCTATCTCGAGCATTGCGTCGCCATGGAGGAGATTTCCCGGGGATCGGCAGCGGTCGGGCTTTCCTACGGCGCCCACTCCAATCTTTGCATCAACCAGATCCGCCGGAACGGCACGGACGAGCAGAAGCGCCGGTTCCTGCCGAAGCTGATCTCGGGCGAGCATCTCGGTGGGCTCGCCATGTCCGAGCCCGGCGCGGGATCCGACGTGGTCTCGATGCGGCTGCGTGCCGAAAAGCGGGGTGACCGCTATATCCTGAACGGCACCAAGTTCTGGATCACCAACGGCCCCGGCGGCGATGTGATCGTGGTCTATGCCAAGACCGATCCCGCGGCTGGGCCCCGCGGCATCACCGCCTTCATCGTGGACACCTCGAGCAAGGGCTTTCGGGTGGCGCAGAAACTCGACAAGCTGGGAATGCGGGGTTCGGACACGGGCGAGCTGGTCTTCGAAGATTGCGAGGTGCCCGAGGAAAATGTGCTCGGGGCGGTCGGCAAGGGGGTCAACGTGCTCATGTCGGGCCTCGATTACGAGCGGGCGGTGCTGGCGGCGGGGCCGCTCGGCATCATGCAGGCGTGCCTGGATACGGTGCTGCCCTATGTGCACGATCGCAAACAGTTCGGGCAGCCGATCGGGACATTTCAGTTCATCCAGGGCAAGATCGCCGACATGTACACCACCCTGAATGCCGCGCGTGCCTATGTCTACGCCGTGGCTCGGGCCTGCGATCGGGGGCAGACCACCCGGAAGGATGCAGCGGGAGCGATCCTGTTCGCGGCGGAAAAGGCAACCTGGGTGGCGCTCGAGGCGATCCAGTGCCTCGGCGGCAACGGCTATATCAACGACTATCCGACGGGCCGCCTGCTGCGCGACGCCAAGCTCTACGAGATCGGCGCCGGGACGTCGGAGATCCGCCGTATGCTGATCGGCCGCGAGCTCTTCGAGGAATCGGCTTGA
- a CDS encoding single-stranded DNA-binding protein — MAGSVNKVILIGNLGKDPEIRHTKDGRPVASFSLATTENWRDRQSGERKERTEWHNIVIFSEGLCKVAEQYLKKGSKVYVEGQLQTRKWQDQNGNDRYTTEVVLQGFNATLTMLDGRPGAGGDVQDIAGDFGRSGPMDRGQRRPAQSFSEELDDEVPF; from the coding sequence ATGGCAGGTTCGGTGAACAAGGTGATCCTCATCGGCAATCTCGGAAAGGATCCCGAAATCCGGCACACCAAGGATGGTCGCCCGGTCGCGTCGTTCAGCCTGGCGACGACGGAGAATTGGCGCGACCGCCAGAGCGGCGAACGCAAGGAGCGGACGGAGTGGCACAACATCGTGATCTTCAGCGAGGGCTTGTGCAAGGTTGCCGAGCAATACCTGAAGAAGGGGTCCAAGGTTTATGTGGAAGGGCAGCTGCAGACCCGGAAATGGCAGGATCAGAACGGCAATGACCGCTACACCACCGAGGTGGTGCTCCAAGGTTTCAACGCGACTTTGACGATGCTGGATGGTCGACCGGGAGCGGGAGGGGATGTGCAGGACATTGCCGGCGACTTCGGCCGTTCCGGCCCGATGGATCGCGGCCAGCGCCGTCCTGCGCAGAGCTTCTCCGAAGAGCTTGACGACGAGGTGCCGTTCTAA
- the uvrA gene encoding excinuclease ABC subunit UvrA has product MSNDLGPSSSRKVLSIQGAREHNLKNISLELPRDKLIVFTGLSGSGKSSLAFDTIYAEGQRRYVESLSAYARQFLEMMQKPDVDQIDGLSPAISIEQKTTSRNPRSTVGTVTEIYDYMRLLFARVGIAYSPATGLPIESQTISQMVDRILEMPEGTRLYLLAPVVRGRKGEYRKELAELQKQGFQRVKIDGEFHEIEDAPALDKKFKHDIDVVVDRIVVRPDIAGRLADSLQTALGLADGIAIAEHADERDERGNPRRVTFSERFACPVSGFTIDEIEPRLFSFNNPYGACPRCDGLGTELKFEGELVVPDPSLSLRRGAVLPWARTGNTSPYYVQTLEALAKHYGVSMDTPWQELPESVRNVILYGSAPEEITFVYNDGVRSYKTHKVFEGVVTNIERRWHETESSWVREELSRFQSDHPCEACGGYRLKPQALAVKIAGLHIGQATEKSIREAQAWFDSIEVSFTPKQQEIAGRILKEIRERLRFLVDVGLDYLTLSRNSGTLSGGESQRIRLASQIGSGLTGVLYVLDEPSIGLHQRDNARLLDTLKRLRDLGNTVIVVEHDEDAIRLADHVVDIGPGAGVHGGEIVAQGTPEQVMASPHSLTGQYLTGMMQVPVPRQRRKPSKNRMLKVVGARSNNLKNVSAEIPLGLFTCVTGVSGSGKSTFTIDTLYRAAARKLMSSREQPGAHDRIDGLELLDKIIDIDQSPIGRTPRSNPATYTGAFTPIREWFAGLPEAKARGYQPGRFSFNVKGGRCEACQGDGLIKIEMHFLPDVYVTCDVCHGHRYNRETLEVKFKGKSISDVLDMTVAEAKEFFKAVPAVREKMETLDRVGLGYIKVGQQATTLSGGEAQRVKLAKELSRRATGRTLYILDEPTTGLHFHDVAKLLEVLHELVEQGNSVVVIEHNLEVIKTADWIIDLGPEGGDGGGEVVAVGTPEQVAASPRSHTGRFLKEVLQRHRASRRAAAE; this is encoded by the coding sequence ATGAGCAACGATCTTGGCCCCTCCTCTTCGCGTAAGGTCCTGTCCATCCAGGGCGCGCGGGAGCACAACCTCAAGAACATCTCGCTCGAGCTTCCGCGCGACAAGCTGATCGTGTTCACCGGGCTGTCGGGTTCCGGCAAGTCGTCCCTCGCTTTCGACACGATCTATGCGGAGGGCCAGCGTCGCTATGTGGAATCGCTGTCGGCCTATGCGCGACAGTTCCTCGAGATGATGCAGAAGCCCGATGTCGATCAGATCGACGGGCTCTCGCCCGCCATCTCCATCGAGCAGAAGACCACCTCGCGCAATCCACGCTCCACCGTCGGCACGGTGACCGAGATTTATGACTATATGCGGCTGCTGTTCGCGCGGGTTGGCATTGCCTATTCCCCCGCGACCGGGCTTCCCATCGAGAGCCAGACCATTTCTCAGATGGTCGACCGCATCCTGGAGATGCCGGAAGGCACACGGCTGTATCTGCTCGCCCCCGTTGTGCGCGGCCGCAAGGGCGAGTACAGGAAAGAGTTGGCGGAGCTGCAGAAGCAGGGTTTCCAGCGGGTCAAGATCGATGGCGAGTTCCATGAGATCGAAGATGCGCCCGCCTTGGACAAGAAGTTCAAGCACGATATCGACGTGGTGGTCGACCGAATCGTCGTGCGCCCGGACATTGCCGGCCGGCTGGCGGACAGCCTGCAGACCGCGCTCGGCCTCGCCGACGGCATCGCCATCGCCGAACATGCGGATGAAAGGGACGAACGGGGCAATCCGCGCCGGGTGACGTTCTCCGAGCGCTTCGCCTGCCCGGTGTCGGGCTTCACCATCGATGAGATCGAGCCGCGGCTCTTCTCCTTCAACAACCCGTATGGCGCCTGCCCGCGCTGCGACGGACTGGGAACGGAACTCAAGTTCGAGGGCGAGCTCGTCGTGCCGGACCCCAGCCTTTCCCTGCGCCGCGGCGCCGTGCTGCCATGGGCGAGAACCGGCAATACCTCCCCTTATTACGTGCAGACCCTCGAGGCCCTCGCCAAGCATTACGGCGTTAGCATGGACACGCCCTGGCAAGAGCTGCCGGAGAGCGTGCGCAATGTGATCCTCTACGGTTCGGCGCCGGAAGAAATCACCTTCGTCTATAATGACGGCGTGCGCAGCTACAAGACCCATAAGGTCTTCGAAGGGGTCGTCACCAATATCGAGCGCCGCTGGCACGAAACGGAATCATCCTGGGTGCGTGAGGAGCTCTCGCGCTTCCAATCGGATCACCCCTGCGAAGCGTGCGGGGGCTATCGCCTGAAGCCACAGGCGCTCGCGGTCAAGATCGCAGGCCTGCATATCGGCCAAGCCACGGAAAAATCCATTCGCGAGGCGCAGGCCTGGTTCGATTCGATCGAGGTCTCGTTCACGCCCAAGCAGCAGGAGATCGCCGGACGCATCCTCAAGGAGATCCGGGAGCGGCTGCGGTTCCTGGTGGACGTGGGTCTGGATTACCTCACGCTCTCGCGCAATTCCGGCACCCTTTCCGGCGGCGAGAGCCAGCGCATCAGGCTGGCGAGCCAGATCGGTTCCGGGCTCACCGGGGTGCTCTATGTGCTCGACGAGCCCTCGATCGGCCTGCATCAGCGCGATAATGCGCGGCTGCTCGACACGCTCAAGCGCCTGCGCGACCTGGGCAACACGGTAATCGTGGTCGAGCATGACGAGGATGCGATCCGCCTGGCCGACCATGTCGTGGATATCGGCCCGGGCGCGGGCGTGCATGGCGGCGAGATCGTGGCCCAGGGCACGCCCGAGCAGGTCATGGCCTCGCCCCATAGCCTCACCGGCCAATATCTCACCGGCATGATGCAGGTTCCCGTGCCGCGCCAGCGGCGCAAGCCGAGCAAGAACAGAATGCTCAAGGTGGTGGGCGCACGCTCGAACAACCTGAAGAATGTGAGCGCTGAAATCCCGCTCGGCCTCTTCACCTGCGTCACCGGCGTCTCGGGCTCCGGCAAGTCGACCTTCACCATCGACACGCTGTACCGCGCAGCCGCGCGCAAGCTGATGAGCAGCCGCGAGCAGCCGGGCGCCCACGACCGGATCGACGGGCTCGAACTGTTGGACAAGATCATCGATATCGACCAGTCGCCGATCGGCCGCACGCCCCGGTCAAATCCGGCCACCTATACCGGCGCCTTCACGCCGATCCGCGAATGGTTTGCCGGCCTGCCCGAGGCAAAGGCCCGCGGTTACCAGCCGGGGCGCTTCTCCTTCAATGTCAAGGGCGGGCGCTGCGAGGCCTGCCAGGGCGACGGTCTGATCAAGATCGAGATGCATTTCCTGCCGGACGTCTATGTCACCTGCGACGTCTGCCACGGGCACCGCTACAACCGCGAGACCCTGGAGGTGAAGTTCAAGGGCAAGTCCATCTCCGATGTGCTCGACATGACGGTGGCCGAGGCGAAGGAGTTCTTCAAGGCCGTGCCGGCCGTGCGCGAGAAGATGGAAACGCTCGACCGCGTCGGTCTTGGCTATATCAAGGTGGGACAGCAGGCCACCACCCTCTCCGGCGGCGAGGCGCAGCGCGTCAAGCTCGCCAAGGAGCTGTCGCGGCGTGCCACAGGCCGCACCTTGTACATTCTGGATGAACCGACCACCGGGCTGCATTTCCATGACGTGGCAAAGCTCCTGGAGGTGCTGCACGAGCTGGTGGAGCAGGGCAACAGCGTGGTGGTCATCGAGCATAATCTCGAGGTGATCAAGACCGCCGACTGGATCATCGATTTAGGTCCCGAGGGCGGCGACGGCGGCGGCGAGGTCGTGGCGGTCGGCACGCCCGAGCAGGTGGCCGCCAGCCCGCGCTCGCACACGGGCAGGTTCCTGAAGGAGGTTCTGCAGCGGCATCGGGCAAGCCGCAGGGCTGCGGCCGAATGA
- a CDS encoding type 1 glutamine amidotransferase domain-containing protein — translation MHDLSGKKIVIVATHGFEQSELEVPRDRLRSAGATVHVASPEAEKIKGWDMKDWGREVPVDLTVDQVKADDYDAIVIPGGQINPDLLRINERVLALIRDFDRQKKVIAAVCHGPWLLIETGIIKNRKATSYKSIKTDMLNAGAQWVDQPVVTDQGIITSRNPGDLEAFSNKIAEEILEGRHMQRQSASSQAAE, via the coding sequence ATGCATGACCTTTCAGGCAAGAAGATCGTCATCGTCGCCACCCATGGCTTCGAGCAGTCGGAGCTCGAAGTGCCGCGCGACCGCCTGCGGTCGGCCGGCGCCACGGTGCATGTGGCCTCGCCCGAGGCCGAGAAGATCAAGGGCTGGGATATGAAGGACTGGGGCCGGGAGGTTCCGGTCGATCTCACCGTTGACCAGGTCAAGGCCGACGACTACGACGCCATCGTCATACCCGGCGGCCAGATCAATCCGGATCTGCTGCGGATCAACGAACGAGTCCTGGCGCTGATCCGTGATTTCGACCGCCAGAAGAAGGTGATCGCGGCCGTGTGCCATGGCCCCTGGCTCTTGATCGAGACCGGCATCATCAAGAATCGCAAGGCCACCTCCTACAAGTCGATCAAGACCGACATGCTGAATGCCGGTGCCCAATGGGTCGACCAGCCTGTGGTTACGGACCAGGGCATTATCACCAGCCGCAACCCGGGAGATCTGGAGGCCTTCTCCAACAAGATCGCCGAGGAGATCCTCGAGGGGCGCCACATGCAGCGGCAGAGCGCCTCCTCGCAGGCAGCAGAGTGA
- a CDS encoding DUF805 domain-containing protein, with protein sequence MTSIDWKFLLLDYQGRIGRALWWLGMLAVLVLSFIGYLLFGSDGLLAYLTNLVLLFLTLCIHIKRCHDRDQSGWWVLLLFIPVVGFLWALINLGLLEGTPGPNRFGPDPLGRV encoded by the coding sequence ATGACGTCGATCGATTGGAAGTTTCTGCTGCTCGATTACCAGGGACGGATCGGGCGGGCCTTGTGGTGGCTCGGCATGCTGGCCGTGCTCGTGCTGTCGTTCATCGGCTATCTGCTGTTTGGCTCCGATGGTCTGCTGGCCTATCTCACCAATCTCGTTCTCCTGTTCTTGACCCTCTGCATCCATATCAAGCGCTGCCACGACCGCGACCAGAGCGGCTGGTGGGTGCTGCTGCTGTTCATTCCCGTGGTCGGTTTCCTTTGGGCACTGATCAATCTCGGGCTGCTCGAAGGCACCCCCGGGCCGAACCGATTCGGCCCGGATCCGCTCGGGCGCGTGTAA
- a CDS encoding sulfate/molybdate ABC transporter ATP-binding protein → MAVTVEGVRKSFGDTPALHDVSLAIRPGELIALLGPSGSGKTTLLRILGGLDEPSGGRVLFGDEDALRLSVQERNVGFVFQHYALFRHMTVLDNVAFGLKVRPGGTRPSRRDIRERALNLIRLVQLEGFEKRYPAQLSGGQRQRVALARALAIEPRILLLDEPFGALDAKVRKDLRRWLRELHDQTGHTTVFVTHDQDEALELADRVVVMSNGRIEQVGTPDEIYDEPATAFVAGFIGEASRFVVQVEKGDALLYERPIKLPVEVPRDGRYTVFVRPQDILLGPRSPGDLPGVVRAIRRHGALRRAEIALADGSSVVEADSAALINLRVGQQVGLTFSRVALFPAAEGQR, encoded by the coding sequence ATTGCCGTGACCGTGGAGGGGGTGCGCAAGTCGTTCGGCGACACGCCCGCCCTGCACGACGTTTCCCTGGCGATCAGGCCGGGCGAGCTCATCGCCCTGCTAGGGCCGTCCGGTTCCGGCAAGACCACGCTGCTGCGCATTCTGGGCGGGCTCGACGAGCCGAGTGGCGGCCGCGTTCTCTTCGGGGACGAGGATGCGCTGCGCTTGTCGGTGCAGGAACGCAATGTGGGCTTCGTCTTCCAGCATTACGCGCTGTTCCGCCATATGACCGTGCTGGACAACGTCGCCTTCGGCCTCAAGGTGAGGCCCGGGGGAACGCGTCCGTCACGGCGGGACATTCGCGAGCGCGCGCTCAATCTCATCCGCCTTGTTCAGCTCGAGGGGTTTGAGAAGCGCTATCCGGCGCAGCTCTCGGGCGGTCAGCGGCAGCGGGTGGCGCTGGCCCGCGCGCTGGCCATCGAGCCGCGCATCCTGCTGCTGGACGAGCCGTTCGGGGCGCTGGATGCCAAGGTGCGCAAGGACCTCAGGCGGTGGCTGCGCGAGCTGCATGACCAGACCGGCCATACCACGGTGTTCGTGACCCACGATCAGGACGAGGCTCTGGAACTCGCCGATCGGGTGGTGGTCATGAGCAATGGCCGCATCGAGCAGGTGGGCACGCCGGACGAAATCTATGACGAGCCCGCAACCGCCTTCGTCGCCGGGTTCATCGGCGAGGCGAGCCGATTCGTGGTCCAGGTGGAAAAGGGCGACGCCCTGCTGTATGAGCGGCCGATCAAGCTGCCGGTCGAGGTGCCCCGGGACGGGCGCTATACGGTTTTCGTGCGCCCGCAAGACATCCTGCTGGGGCCGAGATCGCCGGGCGACCTGCCGGGGGTGGTGCGCGCCATTCGCCGGCACGGGGCACTCCGGCGCGCGGAAATCGCGCTGGCCGACGGCTCGTCGGTGGTGGAAGCGGACTCTGCGGCCTTGATCAATCTGCGGGTCGGCCAGCAGGTCGGGCTGACCTTCAGCCGGGTCGCGCTGTTCCCTGCCGCCGAGGGGCAGAGGTGA
- the cysW gene encoding sulfate ABC transporter permease subunit CysW, which yields MATVDAALPAPPARRTGVTNEPRWVRLLAIAIAVAFLVLFLLAPLVLVFAEALRQGLAAYMEAITEPDTLAAIRLTLLVAAIAVPANLVFGLAASWAIAKFEFKGKSLLTTLIDLPFSVSPVISGMIYVLLFGAHGYLGPWLQEHGITIIFAVPGIVLATIFVTFPFVARELIPLMQDQGKQDEEAALSLGARGWQTFLFITIPNAKWALLYGVLLCNARAMGEFGAVSVVSGHIRGETNTMPLHVEILYNEYAFVAAFAVASLLALLALVTLVVKTFLEWRFAAELAGTVRH from the coding sequence ATGGCCACGGTTGATGCGGCGCTGCCCGCGCCGCCTGCGCGGCGCACCGGGGTCACCAACGAACCGCGCTGGGTGAGGTTGCTGGCCATCGCCATCGCCGTGGCCTTCCTCGTGCTGTTTCTGCTGGCGCCGCTGGTGCTGGTGTTCGCGGAGGCGCTGCGCCAGGGCCTTGCGGCCTATATGGAGGCGATCACCGAGCCGGACACGCTGGCCGCCATCCGACTGACGCTGCTGGTGGCCGCCATCGCGGTGCCGGCCAATCTCGTCTTCGGCCTTGCCGCCTCATGGGCCATCGCCAAGTTCGAGTTCAAGGGCAAGAGCCTGCTCACCACCCTGATCGACCTGCCGTTCTCGGTCTCTCCCGTGATTTCGGGCATGATCTACGTGTTGCTGTTCGGGGCCCATGGCTATCTCGGGCCCTGGCTGCAGGAGCACGGGATCACCATCATCTTCGCGGTGCCGGGCATCGTGCTGGCGACGATCTTCGTCACTTTCCCGTTCGTTGCCCGCGAGCTGATCCCGCTGATGCAGGACCAGGGCAAGCAGGACGAGGAAGCCGCGCTATCCCTGGGCGCGCGGGGCTGGCAGACCTTTCTGTTCATCACCATTCCCAACGCAAAATGGGCCCTGCTCTACGGCGTGCTGCTCTGCAATGCGCGGGCGATGGGAGAGTTCGGCGCGGTTTCGGTGGTGTCGGGCCATATCCGGGGCGAGACGAACACCATGCCGCTGCATGTGGAAATCCTTTACAACGAGTATGCTTTTGTGGCGGCCTTTGCGGTGGCCTCGCTGCTGGCTTTGCTTGCGCTGGTGACGCTGGTGGTGAAAACATTCCTGGAATGGCGCTTTGCTGCCGAGCTGGCGGGCACGGTGCGGCACTGA
- the cysT gene encoding sulfate ABC transporter permease subunit CysT encodes MTPARRLGLVKPSVLPGFGVALGFTLTYLSLIVLLPLAALVLRTASMGWAQFWSLVTDERTLAALKVSFGTSLLAACVNAVFGLLVAWVLTRYRFPGQRLFDAFVDLPFALPTAVAGIALTALYSPKGWMGQFLEPLGVKVAYTPLGIIIALTFVGLPFVVRTLQPVLAEFDREQEEVSATLGARRHQTLARVVLPALLPALLTGFALAFARAVGEYGSVIFIAGNIPYVSEIAPLLIAIKLEEFDYAGATAIATAMLAIAFGTLLLLNLVQAYGRRRYGHG; translated from the coding sequence ATGACGCCTGCGCGACGACTGGGTCTGGTGAAACCAAGCGTGCTTCCGGGCTTCGGCGTCGCCCTCGGCTTCACCTTGACCTATCTGAGCCTCATCGTCCTGCTGCCGCTGGCGGCGCTCGTGCTGCGCACGGCCTCCATGGGCTGGGCGCAGTTCTGGAGCCTGGTGACGGACGAGCGGACCCTCGCCGCCCTCAAGGTGAGCTTCGGCACCTCGCTGCTTGCGGCTTGCGTCAATGCGGTTTTCGGCCTGCTGGTCGCCTGGGTGCTGACGCGCTACCGGTTTCCGGGCCAGCGGCTGTTCGATGCCTTCGTCGACCTTCCGTTCGCGCTGCCGACCGCCGTGGCCGGCATCGCGCTGACCGCGCTTTATTCGCCCAAGGGCTGGATGGGGCAGTTCTTGGAGCCATTGGGCGTCAAGGTCGCCTACACGCCGCTGGGCATCATCATCGCCTTGACTTTTGTCGGGCTGCCGTTCGTGGTGCGCACGCTGCAGCCGGTGCTCGCCGAGTTCGACCGCGAGCAGGAGGAGGTTTCAGCAACCCTGGGCGCCCGCCGCCACCAGACCCTCGCGCGCGTGGTGCTTCCGGCTCTGCTGCCGGCGCTGCTCACCGGCTTCGCCTTGGCCTTTGCCCGCGCGGTGGGCGAATATGGGTCGGTGATCTTCATTGCCGGCAACATCCCCTATGTCTCGGAAATCGCGCCGCTGCTGATCGCGATCAAGCTCGAGGAATTCGACTATGCCGGGGCCACGGCCATCGCCACGGCCATGCTGGCGATCGCCTTCGGGACGCTGCTGTTGCTCAATCTGGTTCAGGCTTATGGGCGGAGGCGCTATGGCCACGGTTGA
- a CDS encoding sulfate ABC transporter substrate-binding protein — translation MTYRSLASRLFVGAVAILLMALGSHAGAKDISLLNISYDPTRELYRDFNEAFARHWQEQSGDRLRVRVSHGGSGKQARAVIDGIDADVVTLALAADIDAIAKATGKIPQDWQSKFPANSAPYTSTIVFLVRKGNPKNIGDWDDLVREGVQVITPNPKTSGGARWNYLAAWAFAQDKYGSEQEARAFIAALFKNVPVLDTGARGATTTFVQRGIGDVLLAWENEAFLALKQFGSGELEIVTPPTSILAEPPVAVVTGNTERKGTTEVATAYLGYLYSPEGQTIAARHYYRPVNREGVDPALLQPFPDVKLFTIGERFGGWDKMQDEHFGDGGIFDQLYRPGK, via the coding sequence ATGACCTACCGTTCGCTCGCTTCGCGCCTGTTTGTGGGGGCAGTGGCAATTCTGCTGATGGCGCTCGGCTCGCATGCCGGCGCCAAAGACATCAGTCTTTTGAATATTTCCTATGATCCCACCCGGGAGCTTTATCGCGATTTCAACGAAGCCTTCGCCAGGCACTGGCAGGAGCAGTCCGGCGACAGGCTGCGGGTGCGGGTATCGCATGGCGGATCGGGCAAGCAGGCCCGCGCGGTGATCGACGGGATCGATGCGGACGTGGTGACATTGGCACTGGCGGCCGACATCGACGCGATCGCCAAGGCAACAGGCAAGATCCCGCAGGACTGGCAATCGAAATTCCCGGCGAACAGCGCGCCCTATACCTCGACCATCGTGTTCCTGGTGCGCAAGGGCAATCCGAAAAACATCGGGGACTGGGATGACCTCGTCCGGGAAGGGGTCCAGGTGATCACGCCGAACCCGAAGACGTCGGGCGGCGCGCGCTGGAACTATCTTGCGGCATGGGCCTTCGCCCAAGACAAGTATGGCAGCGAGCAAGAGGCGCGCGCGTTCATCGCGGCGCTGTTCAAGAATGTGCCGGTGCTCGACACCGGTGCCCGCGGGGCGACCACCACCTTCGTGCAGCGCGGGATCGGCGACGTGCTGCTGGCCTGGGAAAACGAGGCATTCCTGGCGTTGAAGCAGTTCGGATCGGGCGAGCTCGAAATCGTCACCCCGCCCACGTCCATTCTGGCGGAGCCGCCGGTGGCGGTCGTCACCGGCAATACGGAGAGGAAGGGCACCACCGAGGTGGCGACGGCCTATCTCGGCTATCTCTATTCACCGGAAGGCCAAACCATCGCCGCACGGCACTATTACCGTCCGGTTAACAGGGAGGGGGTCGATCCGGCCTTGCTGCAGCCGTTCCCGGATGTGAAGCTGTTCACCATCGGCGAGCGCTTCGGCGGCTGGGACAAGATGCAAGATGAGCATTTCGGCGACGGCGGCATTTTCGATCAGCTCTACCGACCGGGCAAGTAG
- a CDS encoding RrF2 family transcriptional regulator: protein MISQKTKYALQAMIVLARAGRGVVVNIGELAEARGIPQRFLEQILLILKHNGLVASRRGPRGGYALIRSPSEITIGSILRMVEGPLAPLPCLSKRAYRRCLDCPDEGACEIRRIFFEVYQATTNILDRLTLQDAVSDSRAWQALGVLGEGVPARSDEKAADAALSS from the coding sequence ATGATTTCGCAGAAAACCAAATACGCCTTGCAGGCGATGATCGTTCTGGCCCGCGCGGGCCGGGGCGTGGTGGTGAATATTGGCGAGCTTGCCGAGGCTCGCGGCATTCCTCAGCGCTTCCTCGAGCAGATCCTGCTGATCCTGAAGCACAATGGGCTGGTGGCCAGCCGCCGTGGCCCGCGCGGCGGCTATGCCCTGATCCGCTCGCCGTCCGAAATCACCATCGGCTCCATCCTGAGGATGGTCGAGGGGCCGCTGGCGCCCTTACCCTGCCTGTCCAAGCGCGCCTATCGCCGGTGCCTGGACTGTCCCGATGAGGGGGCGTGCGAGATCCGCCGCATCTTCTTCGAGGTGTATCAGGCGACGACCAATATTCTCGATCGGCTCACCCTGCAGGATGCGGTCTCTGATTCCCGCGCCTGGCAGGCCCTCGGTGTGCTGGGGGAGGGCGTGCCGGCCCGTTCAGACGAGAAGGCCGCCGACGCCGCCCTGTCCAGCTGA